The Mercenaria mercenaria strain notata chromosome 10, MADL_Memer_1, whole genome shotgun sequence genome contains a region encoding:
- the LOC123559628 gene encoding ribulose-phosphate 3-epimerase-like, with protein sequence MADGCGKAKIGPSILNSDLSNLASECQRMVDSGADYLHLDVMDGQFVPNLTFGHPVVKCLRPKLQNVFFDMHMMVAAPEQWIEGMQAAGADQYTFHQEATDDPKTCIRKIKEAGMKAGIGIKPNTPVNVLDPFVDLVDMVLIMTVEPGFGGQKFMGDMMPKIQYLREHFGTIDIEVDGGVGPSTIQQCADAGANMIVSGSAVIGSDNPRETMNYMRNVVEEAIQKSQLER encoded by the exons ATGGCAGATGGTTGTGGAAAAGCGAAAATTGGACCTTCAATTTTAAATTCTGATTTGTCTAACTTAGCTTCAGAATGTCAGCGAATGGTAGACAGCGGTGCAGATTATTTACACCTTGATGTGATGGATGGGCAGTTTGTACCTAACTTGACATTTGGCCATCCAGTTGTTAAATGCTTGAGACCAAAacttcaaaatgtgttttttgaCATGCACATGATGGTTGCTGCGCCTGAGCAA TGGATAGAGGGAATGCAAGCAGCAGGAGCAGATCAGTATACATTTCATCAGGAGGCAACAGACGACCCAAAAACATGTATCCGTAAAATTAAAGAGGCTGGAATGAAG gcaGGTATAGGAATCAAGCCAAACACACCTGTGAATGTTTTAGACCCATTTGTTGACCTGGTTGACATGGTGCTCATTATGACAGTGGAGCCTGGATTTGGTGGACAAAAGTTCATGGGAGATATGATGccaaaa ATTCAGTACCTCAGGGAGCATTTTGGTACTATAGATATAGAAGTGGATGGTGGTGTAGGGCCATCAACTATACAACAGTGTGCTGAT GCTGGAGCTAACATGATAGTGTCAGGTAGTGCTGTTATAGGGAGTGATAATCCAAGGGAGACAATGAACTACATGAGAAATGTtgttgaggaagccatccagaaaTCACAGCTAGAAAGATGA